One genomic segment of Candidatus Berkiella aquae includes these proteins:
- the flgB gene encoding flagellar basal body rod protein FlgB: MNIDNLFGIHENALNLRIKRAEVLASNLANADTPGYKAKDMDFNDVLKDISSNQSKGMMTTNPAHIANSTYNADVPLMYREPLQTSLDGNTVDTQIESAKLAENNMRLLASLRIMDMKIKSFTTALRGE, translated from the coding sequence ATGAATATTGATAATCTTTTTGGCATACATGAAAACGCGTTGAACCTACGAATCAAACGCGCTGAAGTCTTGGCAAGTAACTTAGCCAATGCGGATACCCCAGGCTATAAAGCCAAAGACATGGATTTCAATGATGTCTTAAAAGATATATCGAGCAATCAAAGCAAGGGCATGATGACAACCAATCCAGCCCATATCGCCAACAGTACTTACAACGCAGATGTGCCATTAATGTATCGCGAGCCCTTACAAACCTCGCTAGATGGAAATACCGTTGATACCCAAATTGAAAGTGCCAAATTAGCAGAAAACAATATGCGCCTATTAGCAAGTTTACGCATTATGGATATGAAAATTAAAAGCTTTACAACCGCATTGAGAGGCGAGTAA
- a CDS encoding flagellar brake protein — MKWLNFFKRRLNHRLAKERDEKEALFLDTVLATLFKHECAVNIQFYRFKTPFLSTVLYVDPAHRFILMDEINHDEGHNLALQGESFVIKAQCGEDFVVFEGQVHSVQSFNGHSCYRVTYPKAIAHSKRRDCPRLPINHNNKIDLFIAPLPRFKAFIKDVSMLGVSICIPKHLRNVVHTLLENHDSRLIFQQEPTLSFAFSLKHYRHDFENGQLILGCQFEQLDNTRLKVLAKMMNPNLK; from the coding sequence ATGAAATGGTTAAACTTTTTTAAGCGACGTTTAAACCATCGCTTAGCAAAAGAACGTGACGAAAAAGAAGCGCTTTTCCTTGATACGGTGCTGGCAACCTTATTTAAACACGAATGTGCTGTTAATATTCAATTTTATCGTTTCAAAACACCTTTTTTAAGCACCGTGCTTTATGTTGATCCAGCACACCGGTTTATTCTGATGGATGAGATCAATCATGATGAAGGGCATAACCTCGCCTTACAGGGTGAGTCTTTTGTCATTAAAGCACAATGTGGTGAAGATTTTGTTGTGTTTGAAGGACAGGTTCATTCAGTGCAATCTTTCAATGGCCATTCCTGCTATCGTGTTACTTATCCTAAGGCGATTGCCCATAGTAAACGCCGTGATTGCCCTCGCCTTCCTATAAACCACAATAATAAGATTGATCTCTTTATTGCGCCTCTTCCCCGCTTTAAAGCCTTTATCAAAGATGTATCGATGTTAGGGGTTTCCATCTGCATTCCCAAACATTTACGTAATGTCGTTCATACCCTGTTAGAAAATCATGACAGCCGTCTCATTTTTCAACAAGAGCCCACCTTAAGTTTTGCCTTTTCGTTAAAACATTACCGTCATGATTTTGAGAATGGTCAGTTGATTCTGGGTTGCCAATTTGAGCAATTAGATAATACGCGTCTTAAGGTGCTGGCGAAGATGATGAATCCTAATCTGAAGTAA
- a CDS encoding flagellar basal body rod protein FlgF — protein MDGMIYVATSSSANVLQAQAINANNLANANTPGFKADHPQFVSAYNQAVGTLPSRIYSSINGTRTDFTSGELIPTGRNFDIAINGDGWLAVSSLDGSEAYIRTNSMQITEEGLLVTANQLPLLGTGGPITLPPGQKIEIGTDGTISAMPLDGSSNTAAIIDRLKLVKPDVNDLVKSTDGLVRTKGSKPLEADSTVKIASGYLEASNVNVIESMITMITLSRQFEMQLKMLNIAKENSQSTDRTIALS, from the coding sequence ATGGATGGAATGATTTATGTGGCAACGTCAAGCAGCGCAAATGTGCTACAAGCGCAGGCGATTAATGCCAATAATTTAGCCAACGCCAATACACCCGGGTTTAAAGCCGATCATCCTCAGTTTGTTAGCGCTTACAATCAAGCGGTCGGTACCTTACCATCGCGTATTTATTCGTCTATTAATGGCACTCGAACGGATTTTACCTCAGGTGAATTAATCCCAACCGGGCGCAATTTTGATATTGCTATCAATGGTGATGGCTGGTTAGCGGTCAGCTCTCTTGATGGCAGTGAAGCTTATATCCGTACCAATAGCATGCAAATCACCGAAGAAGGGTTATTAGTTACCGCTAATCAATTGCCTTTATTAGGAACGGGTGGCCCCATTACTTTGCCACCCGGACAAAAAATAGAAATTGGCACCGATGGTACGATTTCAGCAATGCCCTTAGATGGCTCCAGTAATACCGCGGCAATCATTGATAGGTTGAAACTGGTAAAGCCTGATGTCAATGACTTAGTTAAATCTACCGATGGTTTGGTTCGCACCAAAGGCAGTAAACCATTAGAAGCAGATAGTACCGTTAAGATTGCTTCAGGTTATTTAGAAGCAAGTAATGTCAATGTGATTGAATCGATGATAACCATGATTACGCTATCACGGCAATTTGAGATGCAGTTAAAAATGCTCAATATTGCCAAAGAAAATTCACAATCAACAGATAGAACGATAGCGTTAAGTTAA
- the flgC gene encoding flagellar basal body rod protein FlgC, translated as MSTFNIFDVAGMGMSVQSLRLNTIASNLANAESVAGSPEDAYRSRHPVFSTVQMQAMNDAIEDAASVGIEVTDIMQSDKDVQKKYDPNNPKADSNGYVYLSNVNVADQMADMISASRTFQTNAEMMRSAKELMQNIINIGK; from the coding sequence ATGTCGACATTTAATATTTTTGATGTGGCCGGAATGGGAATGAGTGTTCAAAGCTTACGCTTAAATACCATTGCCAGTAACTTAGCCAATGCCGAAAGTGTGGCGGGCTCCCCAGAAGATGCTTATCGCTCAAGACATCCCGTATTCTCAACCGTACAAATGCAAGCCATGAATGATGCGATAGAAGATGCAGCATCCGTTGGGATTGAAGTGACCGATATTATGCAAAGTGATAAAGATGTACAAAAAAAATACGATCCCAACAATCCTAAAGCTGATAGTAACGGGTATGTTTATTTATCAAACGTCAATGTGGCCGATCAAATGGCAGATATGATTTCAGCATCAAGAACCTTTCAAACCAATGCCGAAATGATGCGTTCGGCAAAAGAATTGATGCAAAACATTATTAATATTGGAAAGTAA
- a CDS encoding flagellar biosynthesis anti-sigma factor FlgM, with protein MWIEMNSLNLELYANTKTKKATTTEKAVPAQNAQPEVELKDAPSTELSLQLQKFQQKIKEVPLVNEQKVNALKQQISDRTYGILNANADIVNDSSMRLAEKMLSFENDLFGKK; from the coding sequence ATGTGGATTGAAATGAATAGTTTAAACTTAGAGCTTTATGCCAATACTAAAACAAAGAAAGCGACTACAACAGAGAAAGCCGTACCTGCGCAAAATGCACAGCCTGAAGTTGAGTTAAAGGATGCGCCTTCGACAGAGCTTTCACTGCAATTGCAAAAATTTCAACAGAAGATCAAAGAAGTTCCACTAGTAAACGAGCAAAAAGTGAATGCGCTCAAACAGCAAATCAGCGACAGAACCTATGGTATTTTAAATGCCAATGCAGACATCGTTAATGATTCTTCCATGCGTTTAGCTGAAAAAATGCTTTCATTTGAAAATGATTTATTTGGTAAAAAATAA
- a CDS encoding flagellar hook capping FlgD N-terminal domain-containing protein gives MSDMGGIQGINLSDIGLNSPLKAEKDKSEKNEFLQLFVTQLRNQNPLEPRDGAEYLGQLAQFSTLEGIRNMESAFNKIANSLNSNQALQASSLVGKNVDVKTENGLYLQGNNVRGSIEIPPYATNVQMDIVNEQGQVVKTVKVNHVEKGEMAFTWDGLDDSGNAQPSGVYRFVAKASIHGQEQRIDTYLSANVDSVTINKNGQPVTLNVSGYGKISMDDIRTIS, from the coding sequence ATGAGTGATATGGGTGGTATACAAGGCATTAATCTCAGCGATATTGGGCTTAACTCCCCATTAAAAGCCGAGAAAGATAAATCAGAAAAAAATGAATTTTTGCAGCTATTTGTCACTCAGCTGCGAAATCAAAATCCATTAGAACCCAGAGATGGTGCAGAATATTTAGGACAACTAGCGCAATTTAGCACCTTAGAAGGGATCCGTAATATGGAAAGCGCCTTCAATAAAATTGCGAATTCGCTCAATTCCAATCAAGCATTACAAGCCTCATCCTTAGTTGGCAAAAATGTAGATGTGAAAACCGAGAATGGACTTTATTTGCAAGGTAACAATGTTAGGGGCAGCATCGAAATACCGCCTTATGCAACTAATGTGCAAATGGACATTGTTAACGAGCAAGGCCAAGTCGTTAAAACCGTGAAAGTGAACCATGTTGAAAAGGGTGAAATGGCATTTACCTGGGATGGTTTAGATGACAGCGGTAATGCACAACCTTCAGGCGTGTATCGTTTTGTTGCAAAAGCTTCGATTCATGGTCAAGAACAACGTATTGATACTTATTTATCAGCGAATGTCGATAGTGTCACCATTAACAAAAATGGACAACCTGTGACTTTAAATGTGTCAGGCTATGGAAAAATTTCCATGGACGATATTCGTACGATTAGCTAA
- the flgA gene encoding flagellar basal body P-ring formation chaperone FlgA produces the protein MKKLGISVLISWLLAPQAFAQTLQQSDAIYKAVEEHITQELANAPSAFNDVKTAITPLDSRLRLQACEAPLQTITEFGNIKQKHLTIKVSCEAPVKWALRVPVKLQIFQHVVVASQPISRDQILTPRDVQVLKQDIAQLGDGYFQAEEELIGLSSVKSIQPGSVIKRHMVRQPLIIHRGETVKMVVSYPGFNLEAAGVAQMDGAVGDTIKVKNARSNKIIDAKVKGSGEVSI, from the coding sequence ATGAAGAAATTAGGGATTAGCGTATTGATTAGCTGGCTACTGGCTCCCCAAGCCTTCGCCCAGACACTACAGCAATCGGATGCTATCTATAAAGCCGTTGAGGAGCATATTACGCAAGAGCTTGCCAATGCCCCAAGCGCTTTCAATGACGTTAAAACCGCCATTACACCACTTGATAGCCGTTTACGACTTCAAGCTTGCGAGGCCCCTCTTCAGACCATAACCGAATTTGGCAACATTAAACAAAAACACTTAACAATTAAAGTGAGCTGTGAAGCGCCTGTTAAATGGGCCTTACGTGTTCCGGTTAAACTGCAAATTTTTCAACACGTTGTGGTTGCTTCCCAACCTATCTCTCGCGATCAAATCTTAACCCCTCGCGATGTACAGGTGCTCAAACAAGATATTGCGCAACTGGGTGATGGTTACTTTCAAGCAGAAGAAGAACTGATTGGTTTATCTTCGGTTAAATCCATTCAGCCTGGCTCGGTGATTAAGCGTCATATGGTAAGACAGCCGCTGATTATTCACCGTGGGGAAACCGTTAAAATGGTGGTCTCTTATCCAGGATTTAATCTCGAAGCGGCAGGCGTGGCACAAATGGATGGCGCAGTGGGTGACACGATTAAAGTGAAAAATGCCCGCTCTAATAAAATCATCGATGCCAAAGTTAAAGGCAGCGGCGAAGTCAGTATTTAG
- a CDS encoding flagellar export chaperone FlgN codes for MIELNSSFLNNFECVLLTLQAKLASFQQFLDEEKLLLNKQDMPALEAAVYQKQTHMNEVQMSMNELKECLNSQSFEEKNIKAIIDLYPPHKQKIIHNLWNDIKIALEQCDQKNLLNGMLITTIKNLNDVILRIMTQRPQESTTYSNPQQNNQNGPISTREHKA; via the coding sequence ATGATAGAGCTCAATTCCAGTTTTTTAAATAATTTTGAATGTGTATTGCTCACGTTACAAGCAAAACTTGCAAGCTTTCAACAGTTTTTAGATGAAGAAAAACTGTTGCTCAACAAGCAAGATATGCCCGCCTTAGAAGCTGCAGTTTATCAAAAGCAAACACATATGAATGAAGTACAAATGAGCATGAATGAATTGAAAGAATGCTTAAATAGCCAATCTTTTGAAGAGAAAAACATTAAGGCGATTATCGATCTTTATCCGCCGCATAAGCAAAAAATCATTCATAACTTATGGAATGATATCAAAATAGCTTTAGAACAATGCGACCAGAAAAATCTACTGAATGGCATGCTGATTACCACTATAAAGAATTTGAATGATGTCATTCTACGCATTATGACCCAAAGACCACAAGAATCGACGACTTATTCAAATCCACAGCAGAATAATCAAAATGGCCCTATTTCAACTCGAGAACATAAGGCATGA
- a CDS encoding flagellar hook-basal body complex protein, with product MTASVNPNVLDLGIATFGNLAAGDFSINGVPIIGVNANETDLLNLINAQTATTGVVGTQPGGAGTSIILTANDSRNIQLITDGTQATGANFANFNLNGGVALNQAQRGTINLVTNSNQGIIVGGPNPGHAGLVSGPQSGIVQTSSDPIDISNWTPAGGAFGPQQVSLNFNNSTQYGAPFSVLALSQNGYSTGLLAGVNVDSSGVLFAKYNNGQSLALGQVALANFGNVQGLSPQGNTSWVETFSSGSALIGAPGTAELGTIQSGALESSNVELTDELVELIVAQRNFQANAQSIKTADAVTQTIINLR from the coding sequence GTGACCGCATCGGTGAATCCTAATGTCTTAGACTTAGGGATTGCTACTTTCGGTAACTTGGCGGCGGGTGATTTTAGCATTAATGGCGTGCCAATCATTGGGGTGAATGCCAATGAAACCGACTTGTTAAATTTAATTAATGCGCAAACCGCAACAACCGGTGTGGTGGGAACGCAACCTGGCGGTGCGGGTACAAGCATCATTTTGACAGCCAATGACTCAAGAAATATTCAATTGATTACCGATGGTACGCAAGCAACCGGTGCAAACTTTGCGAATTTCAATTTGAATGGGGGCGTTGCTTTAAATCAAGCGCAACGTGGCACCATTAATTTAGTCACAAACAGCAATCAAGGGATTATTGTGGGTGGACCTAACCCAGGTCATGCCGGTTTAGTATCGGGTCCACAATCGGGTATTGTGCAAACCAGCTCCGATCCCATTGATATCTCAAATTGGACCCCCGCAGGTGGTGCATTTGGTCCACAACAAGTGAGCCTCAATTTCAATAACTCAACCCAATACGGCGCGCCATTCTCGGTATTAGCGTTGAGTCAAAATGGCTATTCAACCGGTTTGCTTGCTGGGGTGAATGTGGATTCCTCTGGGGTACTCTTTGCCAAATATAATAATGGTCAGTCATTGGCTTTAGGGCAGGTGGCATTAGCCAATTTTGGTAATGTGCAAGGATTAAGTCCACAAGGTAATACCAGTTGGGTAGAAACCTTTTCTTCTGGCTCTGCCTTAATTGGTGCACCAGGAACGGCTGAATTAGGAACGATTCAATCGGGTGCCTTAGAAAGCTCGAATGTCGAATTGACCGATGAATTGGTAGAATTGATTGTGGCACAACGTAACTTCCAAGCGAATGCACAATCAATTAAAACAGCCGATGCCGTCACCCAAACGATTATTAATTTAAGATAA